A stretch of Fundicoccus culcitae DNA encodes these proteins:
- a CDS encoding addiction module toxin RelE — protein sequence MFKLEWFEEAKKDYDKLEGSQKIQVNKGLQKISERGMSAGKRLEKREVDLSMCREIKLKRLGLRIIFRESSKGIEIIEIIVVGKRSDNEVFRIAKERLR from the coding sequence ATGTTTAAATTAGAATGGTTTGAAGAGGCCAAAAAAGATTATGATAAACTCGAAGGCTCTCAGAAAATACAAGTGAATAAAGGACTACAAAAAATTAGTGAACGCGGCATGTCGGCTGGAAAACGATTAGAGAAAAGGGAAGTCGATTTATCTATGTGTCGCGAAATCAAGTTAAAGCGATTAGGACTGAGAATTATTTTTAGGGAGAGTTCTAAGGGAATTGAAATTATCGAAATTATCGTTGTCGGAAAGCGATCAGATAATGAGGTGTTTAGAATAGCGAAGGAGCGCTTAAGGTGA